In bacterium, the following proteins share a genomic window:
- a CDS encoding ABC transporter substrate-binding protein: protein MKTPKKTFAWRLLAALLAVALVAAACGDDEEAVTAPAPAPEPAAAPEPPPPEPAPAPAEEAASMMGECDGLTEVTVQLQWFTQSQFAGYYAAHDQGLYEDLCLDVTILEGGVEIVPIPVLDSGGADFAVSWVPRGLVPREEGANVVNIAQIFERSATLQVSWADSGIESVEDLAGKTVGNWGFGNEFELLAGLRRSGIDPDSDVTLVQQNFDMSALLNREIDAAQAMIYNEYAQVLEAVNPDTGELYQPEDLVVIDWNDVGTAMLQDAIWADADLLDSDAAYRDTAVRFVQGTLAGWIWCRDNPDACVDVVLDNAPTLGRSHQTWQLNEISALIWPSSNGIGVMDEGLWNQTIDVAVTEGILSAEPEGEAYRTDIALEAIANLEAQGIDTRGIGWSRVTVVLNEGGE, encoded by the coding sequence ATGAAGACTCCGAAGAAGACATTCGCCTGGCGACTGCTGGCGGCTCTGCTGGCGGTGGCGCTGGTGGCCGCTGCCTGCGGCGACGACGAGGAGGCGGTGACCGCCCCGGCGCCTGCGCCCGAGCCCGCAGCGGCTCCCGAGCCGCCGCCACCCGAACCGGCGCCCGCGCCGGCCGAGGAGGCCGCGTCCATGATGGGAGAATGCGACGGGCTGACCGAGGTCACCGTGCAGCTGCAGTGGTTCACCCAGTCGCAGTTCGCCGGCTACTACGCCGCGCACGACCAGGGCCTCTACGAGGACCTGTGCCTCGACGTGACCATCCTGGAGGGCGGCGTGGAGATCGTGCCGATCCCGGTGCTGGACTCCGGCGGCGCCGACTTCGCCGTGTCGTGGGTGCCGCGGGGGCTGGTGCCTCGCGAGGAGGGGGCGAACGTGGTGAACATCGCCCAGATCTTCGAGCGCAGCGCCACCTTGCAGGTGTCCTGGGCCGATTCGGGCATCGAGAGCGTCGAGGACTTGGCTGGCAAGACCGTCGGCAACTGGGGCTTCGGCAACGAGTTCGAGCTGCTCGCCGGTCTGCGCCGCAGCGGCATCGACCCCGACAGCGACGTGACCCTGGTGCAGCAGAACTTCGACATGTCGGCGCTGCTGAACCGGGAGATCGACGCCGCCCAGGCCATGATCTACAACGAGTACGCCCAGGTGCTGGAGGCCGTCAACCCCGACACCGGCGAGCTGTACCAGCCCGAGGACCTCGTGGTCATCGACTGGAACGACGTGGGCACCGCCATGCTGCAGGACGCCATCTGGGCCGACGCCGACCTCCTCGACAGCGACGCGGCCTACCGCGACACCGCCGTGCGGTTCGTGCAGGGCACCCTCGCCGGGTGGATCTGGTGCCGCGACAACCCCGATGCCTGCGTCGACGTGGTGCTCGACAACGCCCCGACGCTGGGCCGCTCGCACCAGACCTGGCAGCTCAACGAGATCAGCGCCCTGATCTGGCCGTCCAGCAACGGCATCGGCGTGATGGACGAGGGTCTGTGGAACCAGACGATCGACGTGGCGGTGACCGAGGGCATCCTCTCGGCCGAACCCGAGGGCGAGGCCTACCGCACCGACATCGCGCTGGAGGCCATCGCCAACCTCGAGGCCCAAGGCATCGACACCAGAGGCATCGGCTGGAGCCGCGTCACCGTCGTCCTGAACGAGGGCGGCGAGTAG